In a single window of the Caulobacter soli genome:
- a CDS encoding DUF3857 domain-containing transglutaminase family protein: protein MFQRIGVSAAAILLAAGSAQAASKQVQYGPPPAWTAPAPTPTEAPTPEGAPVRVIYNDLQTRLGPDGDEMFVSYRVKLLTPEALALGNTRAAWNAGSDDLFVHTLKIYRGDRVIDVLADNRFQVIQREDNLDYAMLDGQMTAVLQTPGLQVGDELVFAATIRRKDPTLGDRSYGVIQIPSAGQLGAYRMRLVWPDGRPVQWRATPDLGALSPVASEGRNALVYEVRDPKSAIVADGAPSRMNLRRTIEYSGFASWADVSHHIQPLFDKASTLASASPVRDEARKIAQATSDPAARAEAALRLVQDRIRYVYVGLDGGNFRPATADETWNRRFGDCKAKTVLLIALLRELGISAEPVLGNAAGGDGLNERLPNPTLFNHVVVRATINGRAYWLDGTRMGDRLATLPPPSFRWALPVRAGAVDLEPVPTAPPATPQLVEVIAIDASKGFSAPARYRTQQVLRGDGVANMRTALAGLAADDAVREQKAFWRRSMTNVEPETVSWRYDEAQGALVLLMEGEGKPDWEGDAAEGHSLDIPGAGFTPPNENKRPKEQDQTAPWLTDYPRYKCWVTTIRLPPPGAKRAWTSLAEPVNRRLGGVDYWREVELRDGVMRTVMSRRVYTPEITAAEAQAVNDALPTFDNNISSVFEGPAKLVKAYGQKPVAGAPAFGAKDPDAIDWSSSAAPCAAPAEAPPSSAKAAK from the coding sequence ATGTTTCAGCGTATTGGTGTTTCGGCGGCCGCGATCCTGCTCGCGGCTGGGTCCGCGCAGGCGGCGTCCAAGCAGGTGCAGTATGGGCCGCCTCCGGCTTGGACAGCTCCCGCGCCGACACCGACGGAAGCGCCCACGCCCGAGGGCGCGCCGGTGCGCGTGATCTACAACGATCTGCAGACCCGACTAGGCCCCGACGGCGACGAGATGTTCGTCTCCTACCGCGTCAAACTGCTGACGCCCGAGGCGCTGGCGCTGGGCAATACGCGCGCGGCGTGGAACGCCGGGTCCGACGATCTCTTCGTCCATACGCTGAAGATCTATCGCGGTGATCGCGTCATCGACGTGCTGGCCGACAACAGGTTCCAGGTCATCCAGCGCGAGGACAACCTCGACTACGCCATGCTGGACGGCCAGATGACGGCGGTGCTGCAGACCCCCGGCCTGCAGGTGGGCGACGAGCTGGTCTTCGCGGCCACGATCCGTCGCAAGGATCCCACCCTGGGCGACCGTTCGTACGGCGTGATCCAGATCCCGTCGGCCGGACAGCTGGGCGCCTATCGCATGCGCCTGGTCTGGCCCGACGGCCGGCCGGTGCAGTGGCGCGCGACGCCCGACCTGGGGGCTCTGTCCCCGGTCGCGAGCGAGGGGCGCAACGCGCTGGTCTACGAGGTGCGCGATCCGAAATCGGCCATCGTCGCCGACGGCGCGCCGTCGCGCATGAACCTGCGTCGAACGATCGAGTATTCGGGTTTCGCCAGCTGGGCCGACGTGTCCCATCACATCCAGCCGCTGTTCGACAAGGCCTCGACCCTGGCGTCGGCCTCGCCCGTCCGGGACGAAGCCCGCAAGATCGCGCAGGCGACCAGCGATCCGGCGGCCCGGGCCGAGGCGGCGCTGCGGCTGGTCCAGGATCGCATTCGCTACGTCTATGTGGGCCTGGACGGCGGCAATTTCCGGCCCGCGACCGCCGACGAGACTTGGAACCGCCGCTTCGGGGACTGCAAGGCCAAGACCGTGCTGCTGATCGCCCTGCTGCGCGAACTGGGGATTTCCGCCGAGCCGGTGCTGGGCAACGCGGCCGGCGGCGACGGCCTGAACGAGCGCCTGCCCAACCCGACGCTGTTCAACCATGTGGTGGTCCGCGCGACGATCAACGGACGCGCCTATTGGCTGGACGGAACCCGGATGGGCGACCGGCTGGCGACCCTGCCGCCGCCGAGCTTCCGCTGGGCCTTGCCGGTGCGGGCGGGCGCGGTCGATCTCGAGCCGGTCCCGACCGCGCCCCCGGCCACGCCTCAACTGGTCGAGGTGATCGCGATCGACGCCAGCAAGGGTTTCTCGGCGCCGGCCCGCTACAGGACCCAGCAGGTGCTGCGCGGCGACGGGGTGGCGAACATGCGCACGGCCCTGGCCGGGCTGGCGGCCGACGACGCCGTCCGCGAGCAGAAGGCCTTCTGGCGCAGGTCGATGACCAATGTCGAGCCCGAGACGGTCAGCTGGCGCTATGACGAAGCGCAGGGCGCGCTGGTGCTGCTGATGGAGGGCGAGGGCAAGCCGGACTGGGAAGGCGACGCCGCCGAGGGCCACAGCCTCGACATCCCCGGCGCCGGCTTCACGCCGCCCAACGAAAACAAGCGCCCCAAGGAGCAGGATCAGACCGCGCCGTGGCTGACCGACTATCCGCGCTACAAGTGCTGGGTCACGACGATCCGGTTGCCGCCGCCCGGCGCCAAGCGGGCGTGGACCTCGCTCGCCGAGCCGGTCAACCGCCGGCTGGGCGGCGTGGACTACTGGCGCGAGGTCGAGCTGCGGGACGGGGTCATGCGCACGGTGATGAGCCGCCGCGTCTACACGCCCGAAATCACCGCGGCCGAGGCCCAGGCGGTGAACGACGCGCTGCCGACGTTCGACAACAACATCTCGTCGGTCTTCGAGGGACCGGCCAAGTTGGTCAAGGCCTACGGTCAAAAGCCCGTGGCCGGCGCGCCCGCGTTCGGCGCGAAGGATCCCGACGCCATCGACTGGTCGAGTTCCGCCGCCCCTTGTGCAGCGCCGGCCGAGGCTCCGCCGTCTTCGGCCAAGGCGGCGAAGTAG